Proteins encoded within one genomic window of Prosthecobacter fusiformis:
- the gpmI gene encoding 2,3-bisphosphoglycerate-independent phosphoglycerate mutase gives MAKKPVVLIIRDGWGINPGGKAQAEANGDATLLASTPFHDHLYATYPRGTVSASGEDVGLPDGQMGNSEVGHLNLGAGRVVYQDLTRINKSIRDGELAQMPTLVEAFEKAKGKRLHFLGLISDGGVHSHQEHLVALCNAAKMAGVEDIMVHAITDGRDTDPKGGAAYLAKLEIDLTYSGAKIATVIGRYYAMDRDTRWERNKLAWDAIVLGRGEVRTDTPSAAVLAAYPSDPRGDEFMQPMIFSNSNEQRIRDGDAIIWFNFRADRARQLSEAFLKTGFEGFDREVHPLVNYYTLTEYDATYYKLGAQVIFGPESLSNNLGQVVAAAGLTQLRAAETEKYPHVTFFFNSGIEEPNPGEDRYLAISPKEVPTYDKKPQMSAPDLTFEVLRRLDKYDLVIMNYANPDMVGHTGVVEAGIHACETIDFGVRLIVEKVLELGGQLFITADHGNCELMRNPDGSPNTAHTTNLVHGIYVAADAGSYTVKNGRLADIAPTLLDMLGVEKSAEMTGESLLVKK, from the coding sequence ATGGCCAAAAAACCCGTTGTTCTGATTATCCGTGATGGCTGGGGCATCAACCCCGGCGGCAAAGCCCAGGCAGAAGCCAATGGCGATGCGACCCTGCTGGCGAGCACGCCTTTCCATGATCACCTGTATGCTACCTACCCGCGCGGGACGGTGAGTGCCAGCGGCGAGGACGTAGGCCTGCCAGACGGCCAGATGGGCAACAGTGAAGTGGGCCACCTGAACCTGGGTGCCGGGCGTGTGGTTTACCAGGACCTGACCCGCATCAACAAAAGCATCCGCGATGGCGAACTGGCCCAAATGCCAACGCTGGTGGAAGCCTTTGAAAAAGCCAAAGGAAAGCGCCTGCACTTCCTGGGCCTGATCAGCGATGGCGGAGTGCATTCCCATCAGGAACATCTGGTGGCCCTCTGCAACGCCGCCAAAATGGCCGGGGTGGAGGACATCATGGTCCACGCCATCACCGATGGCCGTGATACGGATCCGAAGGGCGGTGCAGCTTATCTGGCGAAGCTGGAAATTGACCTCACCTACAGCGGGGCAAAGATCGCCACTGTCATTGGCCGCTATTATGCCATGGACCGCGATACCCGCTGGGAGCGGAACAAGCTTGCATGGGATGCCATTGTACTAGGCCGGGGTGAAGTCCGCACAGATACCCCCAGCGCTGCCGTGCTGGCCGCCTACCCGAGCGACCCACGAGGCGATGAGTTCATGCAACCCATGATCTTCTCCAACTCGAACGAGCAGCGCATCCGTGATGGTGATGCCATCATCTGGTTCAACTTCCGCGCTGATCGCGCCCGCCAGCTCAGTGAGGCGTTTTTGAAAACTGGCTTTGAAGGCTTCGACCGTGAAGTCCATCCTCTGGTGAACTACTACACCCTCACCGAATATGATGCGACCTACTACAAGCTGGGTGCTCAGGTGATCTTTGGCCCGGAAAGCCTCAGCAACAACCTCGGCCAGGTGGTGGCCGCTGCCGGGCTGACCCAGCTCCGCGCTGCCGAAACGGAGAAGTACCCTCACGTCACCTTCTTTTTCAACAGCGGCATTGAGGAACCAAATCCGGGCGAGGATCGCTATCTGGCCATCAGCCCGAAGGAGGTGCCCACCTACGACAAAAAACCGCAGATGAGCGCCCCGGACCTCACCTTTGAGGTACTGCGCCGTCTGGATAAATACGACCTCGTCATCATGAACTACGCCAACCCCGACATGGTGGGCCACACTGGCGTCGTCGAAGCGGGCATCCACGCCTGTGAAACGATTGACTTCGGCGTGAGGCTCATTGTCGAAAAAGTGCTCGAACTCGGCGGACAGCTCTTCATCACCGCCGACCACGGCAACTGCGAGCTCATGCGCAATCCCGACGGCAGCCCGAACACAGCTCACACGACCAACCTCGTCCACGGCATCTATGTGGCCGCAGATGCGGGTAGCTACACCGTTAAGAACGGTCGCCTAGCTGACATTGCCCCGACACTTCTTGACATGCTCGGCGTGGAGAAATCTGCCGAGATGACTGGGGAGAGCTTGCTGGTGAAGAAGTGA
- a CDS encoding AraC family transcriptional regulator, which translates to MHGPSSILELSETHTLGADTEFRVVRASEADKRPWLRGAPVCGTLKTHRICHAGVMTARPPYRVVRMHQSGLYFLACVEGEGRVLVDGRWQKCSAGMAVALPPFMVNAFEAVKGKEWRCCWVRYEQQPEQKPILNSSSPQMAAFHGQVLWNAIDGLIDEAGHDPKPAAMFHWVELIQSYVERFAQPWQQDDRLWRVWEMVAADVGRDWTLDELAHQAHVSAEHLRRLCRRALGRTPMHHVTWLRMRKACELLSTTNLKVETVANTVGYVNPFVFSNTFKKWIGWRPSEHRSKMAV; encoded by the coding sequence ATGCACGGTCCTTCTTCCATCCTTGAACTATCCGAAACGCACACGCTCGGCGCGGACACGGAATTTCGCGTGGTGCGGGCCAGTGAGGCGGACAAGCGCCCCTGGCTGCGTGGTGCCCCTGTTTGTGGCACCCTGAAAACCCATCGCATCTGCCATGCAGGGGTGATGACTGCGCGGCCCCCCTATCGGGTGGTGCGTATGCACCAGAGCGGCCTGTACTTCCTGGCTTGTGTGGAAGGGGAGGGGCGCGTGCTGGTGGATGGGCGCTGGCAGAAATGCAGTGCGGGCATGGCGGTGGCCCTGCCGCCTTTCATGGTGAATGCCTTTGAGGCGGTGAAGGGAAAGGAGTGGCGCTGCTGCTGGGTGCGGTATGAGCAGCAGCCGGAGCAGAAGCCCATCCTCAACAGCAGCTCTCCGCAGATGGCTGCCTTTCATGGGCAGGTGCTGTGGAATGCCATTGATGGCCTCATTGATGAAGCCGGGCACGATCCCAAACCTGCCGCCATGTTTCACTGGGTGGAGTTGATCCAGAGTTATGTGGAGCGCTTTGCGCAGCCCTGGCAGCAGGATGACCGCCTGTGGCGTGTCTGGGAAATGGTGGCCGCCGATGTGGGGCGTGACTGGACCCTGGACGAGCTCGCCCACCAAGCGCATGTGAGCGCTGAGCATCTGCGCCGCCTGTGCCGCCGCGCCCTGGGCCGCACGCCCATGCACCACGTGACCTGGCTGCGCATGCGCAAGGCCTGCGAGCTTCTCTCAACGACGAATCTGAAAGTGGAAACCGTGGCCAACACAGTTGGTTATGTGAATCCCTTCGTCTTCAGCAACACCTTCAAAAAATGGATCGGCTGGCGGCCGAGCGAGCATCGATCGAAGATGGCGGTGTGA
- a CDS encoding phosphoenolpyruvate hydrolase family protein produces the protein MPNPWTGTGNPYTKQEVVDRLKATLAKGEPIIAAGAGTGISAKFIEKGGADLIIIYNSGRFRMMGHGSTCGLMAYGDANAIAMEIGEYEVLPVVKEIPVICGVHATDPRRRMWHWLGRVKEMGFSGVNNFPTHTIVDGHFRGVLEETGMSVQKEFEMVGLATRMDMFSIVYVATPEEAIEMAKNGADAIIAHVGTTVGGSIGVTNAVVSWDHTVKVTQDIIDAAKSVNPNVFTLTHGGPINTPKDVEFILSKTSADGFVGASSLERMGVEDSLTTLTREFKKVPKP, from the coding sequence ATGCCCAATCCCTGGACCGGAACCGGAAATCCCTACACGAAGCAGGAAGTCGTGGACCGCCTCAAAGCCACTTTGGCCAAAGGTGAGCCCATTATCGCCGCCGGCGCAGGCACGGGCATCAGCGCCAAGTTCATCGAAAAGGGCGGCGCGGACCTCATCATCATCTACAACAGCGGCCGTTTCCGCATGATGGGGCATGGCAGCACCTGCGGCCTGATGGCCTATGGCGATGCCAACGCCATCGCCATGGAGATCGGCGAATACGAGGTGCTACCCGTCGTCAAAGAAATCCCCGTCATCTGCGGCGTCCATGCCACAGACCCACGCCGCCGCATGTGGCATTGGTTAGGCCGGGTGAAGGAGATGGGCTTTTCAGGAGTGAACAACTTCCCCACCCACACCATCGTGGACGGCCACTTCCGCGGTGTGCTGGAGGAAACTGGCATGAGCGTGCAGAAGGAATTTGAAATGGTGGGCCTGGCCACACGGATGGACATGTTTAGCATCGTCTATGTGGCCACCCCTGAGGAAGCCATCGAAATGGCCAAAAACGGGGCCGATGCCATCATTGCCCATGTCGGCACCACCGTGGGTGGCAGCATCGGCGTCACCAATGCCGTCGTCAGTTGGGATCACACAGTCAAGGTGACCCAGGACATCATTGATGCCGCCAAAAGCGTGAACCCCAATGTCTTCACCCTTACCCACGGCGGCCCGATCAATACGCCGAAGGATGTCGAATTCATCCTCAGCAAAACCAGCGCCGATGGTTTCGTCGGTGCCAGCAGCCTGGAACGCATGGGCGTGGAAGATTCACTGACCACGCTGACACGTGAGTTCAAGAAGGTGCCGAAGCCTTGA
- a CDS encoding REP-associated tyrosine transposase, producing MYAWRKWTVEMRDQVLAFRQRQQRPWHGPPHFTGQQTNQYIITGTCYEHAPVIGQSLDRLSEFAIVLQQTFSDHGAFINAWCLLPNHYHVLCITDDLRGLASALGRLHGRVSRQWNLQDGAIGRQCWHRVSDRAMRSEAHLWATVNYIHHNPVKHGYVSQWTDWPWSSAHDYLENVGRKEAVRLWRAYPLGDYGTGWDDS from the coding sequence ATGTATGCTTGGAGAAAGTGGACTGTGGAGATGCGGGACCAGGTTTTGGCTTTTCGCCAGCGCCAGCAGCGTCCTTGGCATGGGCCACCCCACTTCACCGGACAGCAAACGAATCAATACATCATCACAGGCACTTGCTATGAACATGCTCCGGTGATTGGCCAGTCTTTGGATCGGCTAAGTGAGTTTGCCATTGTTTTACAACAGACATTTTCAGACCATGGAGCCTTCATCAATGCGTGGTGCTTGCTTCCGAATCATTACCATGTGCTCTGTATCACTGATGATTTGAGAGGCTTGGCATCTGCACTGGGGCGGTTGCATGGTCGAGTGTCCAGGCAATGGAATCTCCAGGATGGTGCCATCGGCCGCCAATGCTGGCATCGGGTTTCAGATCGCGCCATGCGAAGCGAGGCCCATCTATGGGCGACCGTGAATTATATTCATCACAATCCTGTGAAGCATGGCTATGTGAGCCAATGGACGGACTGGCCATGGTCCAGTGCACATGATTATCTTGAGAATGTGGGACGGAAAGAGGCCGTGCGTTTGTGGAGGGCTTACCCTTTGGGCGATTATGGAACGGGGTGGGACGATAGCTGA
- a CDS encoding YHS domain-containing protein, translating into MKTLFSILALSAMASFAAAAPVNTECPVKEGKPVKAELTTTHKGKEIAFCCKGCVNKFKADPEKYEKNLK; encoded by the coding sequence ATGAAAACTCTGTTCTCCATTCTCGCCCTGAGCGCGATGGCCAGCTTCGCCGCTGCCGCCCCCGTCAATACCGAATGCCCCGTGAAAGAAGGCAAGCCTGTGAAGGCTGAGCTGACCACCACGCACAAAGGCAAAGAAATCGCCTTCTGCTGCAAAGGCTGCGTCAACAAGTTCAAGGCCGATCCTGAAAAGTACGAAAAAAATCTCAAGTAA